From a region of the Candidatus Sysuiplasma acidicola genome:
- the sepF gene encoding cell division protein SepF: protein MAILKKREFGKGDMSPVETTEFIDLTQMNFETENQVGAKTLVKVAEIYRYEDLSKLTAHVFNGHILVLDYTALSGDQLAMKRITNDLKLIARDVGGDVAGLGKNYFIVTPGGVKVDRNKIKGGF, encoded by the coding sequence ATGGCAATTCTCAAGAAAAGGGAATTTGGAAAAGGTGACATGTCTCCGGTGGAAACAACAGAATTCATAGATCTTACTCAGATGAATTTTGAGACTGAAAACCAGGTTGGCGCCAAGACACTGGTCAAAGTTGCAGAGATATACCGTTATGAGGATCTGAGCAAACTGACGGCACATGTCTTCAACGGGCACATACTCGTTCTCGATTACACCGCTCTCTCCGGCGATCAGCTTGCGATGAAACGCATAACGAATGATTTGAAGCTCATTGCCAGGGACGTAGGCGGCGACGTGGCTGGCCTGGGAAAGAATTATTTCATAGTCACGCCCGGCGGCGTTAAGGTAGACAGGAACAAGATCAAAGGCGGCTTCTGA
- a CDS encoding RAD55 family ATPase has translation METKTAATDRVKTFIEGFDGRIDGGIRKGHIVLIFGSPGTMKSSVSMNLLWNNSRKMGMKCLYISLEETKQSLMESMKSLGFWPVDDSSLTISDIATLRLEHEDADSGRDWFKILEEYIKKRIEAAGVDIVVLDSINAVFSLNHVENPRQELFHFFGFLRKMGITSFIISELQPGSEEISAYGEDFLADGTIALRFHQVGEADYQLRIRCLKLRHSKVEHGYLTLIFKDGAFSATPPISE, from the coding sequence TTGGAAACAAAGACAGCGGCTACAGACAGAGTTAAGACATTCATAGAGGGTTTTGACGGCAGGATCGACGGCGGGATAAGGAAGGGACACATCGTTCTTATCTTCGGTTCGCCGGGCACGATGAAGTCCTCGGTATCCATGAATCTCCTGTGGAACAATTCGAGAAAAATGGGAATGAAATGTCTGTACATATCGCTCGAGGAGACGAAGCAGAGTCTGATGGAATCCATGAAATCACTGGGTTTCTGGCCTGTAGACGATTCCTCCCTCACCATATCTGATATAGCAACACTCAGGCTGGAACATGAAGATGCGGACAGCGGAAGGGACTGGTTCAAGATACTTGAGGAATACATCAAAAAGAGGATCGAGGCCGCAGGTGTGGACATTGTGGTGCTCGATTCAATAAATGCGGTCTTCTCACTCAACCACGTTGAAAATCCCAGGCAGGAGCTCTTTCATTTCTTCGGTTTCCTGAGGAAGATGGGAATAACCTCATTCATAATATCCGAACTTCAGCCTGGAAGCGAAGAGATATCCGCATACGGGGAGGATTTTCTCGCGGACGGAACTATTGCGCTGCGGTTTCACCAGGTGGGAGAGGCAGACTATCAGCTGAGAATAAGGTGTCTGAAGCTCAGGCATTCCAAGGTAGAACACGGTTATCTTACGCTGATCTTCAAGGATGGTGCGTTTTCAGCAACTCCGCCAATATCGGAATGA